One segment of Taeniopygia guttata chromosome 17, bTaeGut7.mat, whole genome shotgun sequence DNA contains the following:
- the PDCL gene encoding phosducin-like protein isoform X1 encodes MTTADDKLLGEKLQYYYSSSEGEDEDSEKEDKEGESSIPESVGEVELSSDGSAVNTGPKGVINDWRRFKQLETEQRQEQRREMERLIKKLSMTCRSHLDDEADQQKQKELQEKINGKMTLQEYNMIHNDEDDEEFLQRYRKQRMEEMRQQLYSGQQFKQVFEITSGEAFLDTVDKEHKSTLIMIHIYEDDIPGTESLNGCMICLAAEYPTVKFCRVKSSLIGASTRFTNNALPALLVYKAGELIGNFVRITDQLGEDFFAVDLEAFLQECGLLPEKDLLLLTSIHNPSACYSEDSDLEID; translated from the exons ATGACTACTGCGGATGATAAATTGCTTGGTGAGAAGCTGCAGTATTATTACAGCAGCAGTGAGGGTGAGGATGAAGACAGTGAGAAGGAGGATAAAGAAGGggagagcagcattcctgaaAGTGTGGGTGAGGTGGAGCTCAGCAGCGATGGCAGCGCTGTCAACACAG GTCCCAAGGGAGTGATCAATGACTGGCGCAGATTTAAGCAGCTGGAGACGGagcagcggcaggagcagcGCAGGGAGATGGAGAGGCTCATTAAGAAACTGTCCATGACCTGCAGGTCTCACTTGGATGACGAGGCTGAtcagcagaagcagaaagagCTTCAGGAAAAAATCAATGGAAAG ATGACTTTACAGGAATACAACATGATCCACAACGATGAGGACGACGAGGAATTCTTGCAGCGCTACAGGAAGCAGCGGATGGAGGAGATGAGGCAGCAGTTGTACAGTGGGCAGCAATTCAAGCAGGTGTTTGAGATCACCAGTGGAGAAGCATTTCTGGACACCGTGGACAAGGAGCATAAGAGCACACTGATCATGATCCATATTTATGAAGATGATATCCCTGGAACTGAATCCCTGAATGGCTGCATGatctgcctggctgctgagtACCCAACAGTGAAATTCTGCAGAGTGAAGAGTTCACTCATTGGTGCCAGCACACGCTTCACTAACAatgccctgccagccctgctggtcTACAAGGCAGGAGAGCTCATTGGCAATTTCGTGCGCATCACTGACCAGCTTGGAGAAGATTTTTTTGCTGTAGACCTGGAGGCTTTTCTGCAGGAGTGTGGTTTGCTGCCAGAAAAAGACCTACTGCTCCTGACTTCTATACATAATCCATCTGCATGCTACAGTGAAGACAGTGATCTGGAAATAGACTGA